In the Colletotrichum lupini chromosome 1, complete sequence genome, one interval contains:
- a CDS encoding anthranilate synthase component I, giving the protein MACSFPRTKFATLTPLSTLFSSSATHKKGMKTTTPRTLYRNLCQRTLSSSTSISIPRNPFVLRRLSTAPGSCSTSKVLPPRQIATSTFSTYTHLKMSDADYAAFLDKANQDPNEGHATTTSKSKEFKAQDKGVEVPKAIQDVLKQDKVYISDADEPFVGVALQWDEAGKGLPDEVEFAQLIDHPDAENADVELLDPVDWDSNGDYKDVIEAVRKAGKGNDVRVYKVPKGGVRTEYWLVTTDGKGKEAKLVGVKALKNAAHVSVLTLLLIQVIDLDQIGGAMGWRGGATNGNALSLTLSKRNGSQIPRYRTLPPCLDYVSTNQTHQLALHAATHRRIPSFANGPDQNVGTANNTASQRAVVPSLETVRSILASPATTNAAKKPTLVPVYRQISSDLITPSAAYLKVSAHHKDSDLSFLFESAATEQVGRYSFVGAGPRKVLATGPGHGPECDPLPALEAELAQHVVAHVPGLQLPPMAGGAVGYVGYDCVRYFEPKTARPMKDVLQIPESLFMLFDTIVAFDRFYGVLKVITYLHVPEDAAQLEAEYQKATQTIDELVAVLNSPDIPIPEQQPIKLGQEYTSNVGQQGYESHVTELKKHIVKGDIIQAVPSQRFARPTTLHPFNIYRHLRTVNPSPYLFYVNCKDFQIVGASPELLVKSEAGRVITHPIAGTVKRGKTPEEDQRLADELRSSLKDRAEHVMLVDLARNDVNRVGDPYTVRVDHLMVVEKFSHVQHLVSQVSGVLRAGQTRFDAFRSIFPAGTVSGAPKVRAMELIAELEKEKRGIYAGAVGYFGYGGVDEKGEEVEGAMDTCIALRTMLVKDGVAYLQAGGGIVFDSDEYDEWLETMNKLGANMQCITTAEELYYDQQQQAAGKSQGGIYTGPPDQGTAQSIPMVERYNALMEGFVRWSSSSLGLGT; this is encoded by the exons ATGGCGTGCAGCTTCCCGCGAACCAAGTTCGCGACCTTAACACCCCTCAGTACGCTATTCAGCTCGTCCGCAACCCATAAGAAGGGAATGAAGACCACTACCCCGCGAACGCTCTATCGAAATCTCTGCCAACGAACCCTCTCCTCATCGACGTCAATCTCCATCCCGCGCAACCCATTCGTACTACGACGGCTGAGTACTGCGCCAGGCAGCTGCAGCACGAGCAAGGTTCTCCCGCCTCGTCAGATAGCCACCAGCACGTTCTCGACGTATACACACTTGAAAATGTCCGACGCAGACTACGCGGCGTTCCTGGACAAGGCGAACCAGGACCCCAACGAGGGACACGCCACCACGACCAGCAAGAGCAAGGAGTTCAAGGCGCAAGACAAGGGCGTCGAGGTACCCAAGGCCATTCAGGACGTGTTGAAGCAGGATAAAGTGTACATCTCGGACGCGGATGAGCCGTTTGTCGGCGTCGCGCTGCAGTGGGATGAGGCTGGCAAAGGCTTGCCGGACGAAG TCGAATTCGCGCAACTTATCGATCACCCCGACGCCGAGAACGCGGACGTGGAGCTCCTGGACCCCGTGGACTGGGACTCGAACGGCGATTACAAGGACGTCATTGAGGCGGTCCGCAAGGCGGGCAAGGGCAACGACGTTAGAGTTTACAAGGTGCCAAAGGGCGGTGTCCGGACGGAGTACTGGCTCGTCACGACGGATGGGAAGGGCAAGGAGGCGAAGCTCGTGGGCGTCAAGGCGCT CAAAAACGCAGCTCATGTTT CTGTCTTGACTCTCTTACTCATTCAGGTCATCGATCTAGACCAGATTGGCGGAGCAATGGGCTGGCG CGGAGGTGCCACTAATGGCAACGCCTTGTCTCTCACCTTATCGAAGCGCAACGGCAGCCAAATTCCGCGTTATCGGACCCTACCACCCTGCCTGGACTATGT ATCAACAAACCAAACACACCAACTTGCTCTCCACGCAGCGACTCACCGACGTATTCCCAGCTTCGCCAACGGACCGGATCAGAATGTCGGGACCG CTAACAATACCGCCTCACAGCGCGCAGTCGTACCGTCCCTCGAGACGGTCAGGTCCATCCTCGCCTCCCCGGCCACGACCAACGCCGCAAAGAAGCCCACGCTCGTCCCCGTCTACCGCCAAATCTCCTCCGACCTCATCACCCCGTCCGCCGCCTACCTCAAGGTCTCGGCCCACCACAAGGACTCGGACTTGTCCTTCCTCTTCGAGAGCGCCGCCACAGAACAAGTCGGCCGCTACAGTTTCGTCGGCGCCGGGCCGCGCAAAGTCCTCGCCACGGGTCCCGGCCATGGCCCTGAGTGCGACCCCCTGCCGGCCCTCGAGGCCGAGCTGGCACAGCACGTAGTCGCCCACGTTCCGGGCTTGCAGCTCCCGCCCATGGCCGGCGGCGCCGTCGGCTACGTGGGCTACGACTGCGTGCGCTACTTTGAGCCCAAGACGGCGCGGCCCATGAAGGACGTGCTGCAGATCCCCGAGTCCCTGTTCATGCTCTTTGATACCATTGTCGCGTTTGACCGCTTCTACGGCGTCCTCAAGGTCATCACCTACCTCCACGTCCCCGAGGACGCGGCCCAGCTCGAGGCCGAGTACCAAAAGGCGACGCAGACCATTGACGAGCTCGTCGCCGTCCTCAACAGCCCCGACATCCCCATCCCCGAACAGCAGCCCATCAAGCTCGGCCAGGAGTACACCTCCAACGTCGGCCAGCAGGGCTACGAGTCCCACGTCACGGAGCTCAAGAAGCACATCGTAAAGGGCGACATCATCCAGGCCGTCCCCTCGCAGCGCTTCGCCCGCCCGACCACCCTCCACCCCTTCAACATCTACCGCCACCTCCGGACGGTGAACCCCTCCCCCTACCTGTTCTACGTAAACTGCAAAGACTTCCAAATCGTCGGCGCCTCCCCCGAACTCCTCGTCAAGTCCGAGGCCGGGCGCGTCATCACCCACCCCATCGCCGGCACCGTGAAACGCGGCAAGACGCCCGAGGAAGACCAGCGCCTCGCCGACGAGCTGCGCAGCTCCCTCAAAGACCGCGCCGAGCACGTCATGCTCGTCGACCTGGCGCGCAACGACGTCAACCGCGTCGGCGACCCCTACACGGTGCGCGTGGACCACCTCATGGTCGTCGAAAAGTTCAGCCACGTCCAGCACCTCGTCTCGCAGGTCTCGGGCGTGCTGCGGGCCGGGCAGACGCGCTTCGACGCCTTTCGGAGCATCTTCCCCGCGGGTACGGTGTCGGGTGCCCCCAAGGTGCGCGCCATGGAGCTGATTGCCGAGctcgagaaggagaagagggGGATTTATGCGGGCGCGGTTGGGTATTTCGGGTACGGGGGCGTTGATGAGAAGGGCGAGGAGGTGGAGGGTGCTATGGATACGTGCATTGCGTTGCGGACGATGCTCGTCAAGGATGGTGTGGCGTATTTGCAAGCTG GTGGCGGTATCGTGTTCGACTCTGACGA ATACGACGAGTGGTTGGAGACGATGAACAAGCTCGGCGCGAATATGCAATGCATAACAACGGCAGAGGAGCTTTATTACGACCAGCAGCAACAAGCGGCAGGCAAGTC GCAAGGTGGAATATACACCGGACCACCCGACCAAGGCACCG CCCAATCGATCCCCATGGTCGAGCGGTATAACGCCCTG ATGGAGGGTTTCGTAAGGTGGTCTAGTTCGAGTCTCGGACTAGGCACCTGA
- a CDS encoding ribosomal protein L3, translated as MSHRKYEAPRHGSLAYLPRKRAARHRGKVKSFPKDDAKKPVHLTATMGYKAGMTTIVRDLDRPGAKANKKEVVEAVSIIDTPPLIVVGLVGYIETPRGLRSLTTVWAEHLSDEIRRRFYKNWYKSKKKAFTKYAKQHSENSGASITREIERIKKYCTVVRVLAHTQPRKTPIKQKKAHLMEIQINGGSVADKVDFGYGLFEKPVEVGSIFEQDEMIDVIAVTKGHGFEGVTARWGTKKLPRKTHKGLRKVACIGAWHPSHVQWTVARAGQNGYHHRTSVNHKVYRIGKAGSDNSASTEIDVTKKTITPLGGFVRYGEINNDFVMVKGSIPGTKKRVMTLRKSMFTHTSRKALEKIDLKWIDTSSEFGHGAFQTPAEKKQYQGTLKKDLAAQ; from the exons ATGTCGCACCGCAAGTACGAGGCACCCAGACACGGC TCTTTGGCCTACCTGCCGCGCAAGCGTGCTGCCCGTCACCGCGGAAAGGTCAAGTC CTTCCCCAAGGATGATGCTAAGAAGCCCGTCCACCTGACGGCCACCATGGGCTACAAGGCCGGTATGACCACGATCGTTCGCGACCTCGACCGTCCCGGCGCCAAGGCCAACAAGAAGGAGGTCGTCGAGGCCGTCTCCATCATTGATACCCCACCT TTGATCGTTGTTGGTCTTGTGGGCTACATCGAGACCCCCCGCGGCCTGCGCTCGCTCACCACCGTCTGGGCCGAGCACTTGAGCGACGAGATCCGCCGCCGCTTCTACAAGAACTGGTACAAGTCCAAGAAGAAGGCCTTCACCAAGTACGCCAAGCAGCACTCCGAGAACTCTGGCGCCTCCATCACCCGCGAGATCGAGCGCATCAAGAAGTACTGCACCGTCGTCCGCGTCCTCGCCCACACCCAGCCCCGCAAGACCCCCATCAAGCAGAAGAAGGCCCACCTCATGGAGATCCAGATCAACGGTGGCTCCGTCGCCGACAAGGTCGACTTCGGCTACGGTCTGTTCGAGAAGCCCGTCGAGGTTGGCTCCATCTTCGAGCAGGACGAGATGATCGATGTCATCGCCGTCACCAAGGGTCACGGATTCGAGGGTGTCACCGCCCGTTGGGGTACCAAGAAGCTTCCCCGCAAGACTCACAAGGGTCTGCGTAAGGTCGCCTGTATCGGTGCCTGGCATCCTTCCCACGTCCAGTGGACTGTCGCCCGTGCCGGTCAGAACGGATACCACCACCGGACTTCCGTCAACCACAAGGTCTACCGCATTGGCAAGGCCGGTTCCGACAACAGCGCCTCCACTGAGATCGATGTCACCAAGAAGACCATCACTCC CCTCGGTGGCTTCGTCCGCTACGGTGAGATCAACAACGATTTCGTCATGGTCAAGGGCTCCATTCCCGGTACCAAGAAGCGTGTCATGACTCTCCGCAAGTCCATGTTCACCCACACCTCGAGAAAGGCCCTCGAGAAGATCGACCTCAAGTGGATCGATACCTCGTCCGAGTTCGGACACGGTGCCTTCCAGACGCCGGCGGAGAAGAAGCAGTACCAGGGTACCCTCAAGAAGGACCTTGCTGCTCAGTAA
- a CDS encoding tetratricopeptide, translating into MANHHPSPTMAMQGQQHGGPPGPPPPPGMQQGQNYAPSRQILLMNEAVWMQIGSFAELLGNLEEAMKAYDRALQANPQSVAAMNAISLILRTREEFHKAVDYLQAILKIDNTNGEAWGSLGHCYLMMDDLQQAYAAYQSALVNLRSPRVSSAASGSLGSSNTNTAQEPKLWYGIGILYDRYGSLEHAEEAFSQVMQMQPDFEKANEIYFRLGIIYKQQQKYGQSLECFKYIVNSPPPPLTEEDIWFQIGHVHEQQKDYDSAKAAYQRVLERDPSHAKVLQQLGWLHHQQSSSFQSQERAIEFLEKSVAADQGDAQSWYLLGRCYMSQQKYPKAYEAYQQAVYRDGRNPTFWCSIGVLYYQINQYRDALDAYSRAIRLNPFISEVWYDLGTLYESCNNQISDALDAYQRAAELDPQNPHIKARLQLLRNGGANGGQPPSAPQPADVHPQAYQVGPPAPQWGSSAPQSQQQGQQPPPPPGPGGPGSNGWGRLADINPPPQPPNPYEQRGEFRGPAPPMPRQPSPRQEQQQQQQQQQQQQQQHGGRPPYPEPLRRMASPPSHYAGPPQPPQQQQQPQGPPTSAPRTINPNYTQPSSAQMPPMNVGPNGPPSQPPHFRGTNSPRPGERPMHDNRMPSPKSAYPQHQPPPPPPYSHHPDGPTPGPMEANAPPPPPPGSITGDPASQRNEHDRPPSVGPKRMREWEEESSHKRPANDENRARLDDVRPRRPSTPPGPRDQYRRNSSEARRFEDQRRAEDQRRADDQRRAEDIRRGEEQRHANDGYHPSEAAHHQPNHPMPNNHLPPMQSAAAPMQNILHDGPQNGPGPASGPAPGVKEYPAEERPPLEHTPAPRPPQPSEPERAARKMDVDEDYDDSGEDEKKGAAATTNGSGPAPASGETKTPTSASINGLMGPTPKVEST; encoded by the exons ATGGCGAACCATCACCCTTCGCCAACCATGGCCATGCAGGGGCAGCAGCACGGCGGACCCCCTGGACCCCCTCCGCCGCCGGGCATGCAGCAAGGGCAGAACTATGCACCTTCGCGACAAATCCTCCTCATGAACGAAGCTGTCTGGATGCAGATTG GCAGTTTTGCTGAGCTTCTCGGTAATCTCGAGGAGGCAATGAAGGCCTACGATCGCGCCCTCCAAGCAAACCCGCAGTCGGTCGCGGCCATGAATGCCATCAGTTTGATCCTGCGAACGCGCGAAGAGTTTCACAAGGCAGTTGACTACCTGCAAGCAATACTCAAAATCGACAACACCAACGGCGAGGCATGGGGCAGCCTGG GTCACTGCTACCTTATGATGGACGACTTGCAGCAAGCCTACGCCGCGTATCAGTCCGCCTTGGTCAACTTGAGGAGCCCCAGGGTTAGTAGCGCTGCCTCCGGCTCTCTGGGTTCTTCAAATACTAATACAGCACAGGAGCCCAAGCTATGGTATGGCATTGGTATCCTTTACGACAGATACGGCTCTCTTGAGCATGCCGAAGAGGCCTTTTCTCAGGTTATGCAAATGCAGCCCGACTTCGAAAAGGCCAACGAAATTTACTTCCGTCTCGGAATAATATACAAGCAACAGCAGAAGTACGGCCAGAGTCTAGAGTGCTTCAAGTACATCGTCAACTCCCCACCCCCTCCTCTCACCGAGGAGGACATCTGGTTCCAAATTGGCCACGTTCACGAGCAGCAGAAGGAT TACGACAGTGCCAAGGCTGCGTACCAGAGAGTTCTGGAACGCGATCCTAGTCACGCAAAGGTTCTGCAACAGCTGGGCTGGCTTCATCATCAGCAGAGCAGCAGCTTCCAGAGCCAAGAGCGAGCTATCGAGTTCTTGGAGAAGTCCGTTGCCGCCGACCAAGGCGACGCGCAAAGCTGGTACCTTCTTGGTCGGTGCTACATGTCTCAACAAAAGTATCCCAAGGCATATGAAGCCTACCAACAGGCCGTCTACCGCGATGGAAGGAATCCGACTTTCTGGTGCTCTATCGGAGTACTGTACTACCAGATCAACCAATATCGCGATGCCCTCGACGCGTACTCTCGTGCCATTCGGCTCAACCCCTTCATTTCCGAGGTCTGGTATGACTTGGGCACATTG TACGAATCTTGCAACAACCAGATCAGCGATGCGCTTGACGCCTACCAGCGCGCTGCAGAGCTTGACCCTCAGAACCCTCACATCAAGGCTCGTCTGCAGTTGCTGAGAAACGGTGGCGCCAACGGAGGACAGCCTCCCAGCGCTCCCCAGCCTGCCGATGTCCATCCCCAGGCTTACCAGGTCGGCCCTCCGGCTCCCCAGTGGGGAAGCTCTGCTCCTCAGTCGCAGCAGCAAGGACAGCagcctcctccgcctccggGACCCGGCGGTCCTGGAAGCAACGGCTGGGGTCGGCTTGCGGACATCAACCCTCCTCCTCAGCCACCCAACCCGTATGAGCAGCGTGGCGAGTTCCGTGGCCCAGCTCCCCCCATGCCGCGACAGCCTAGCCCGAGACaagagcagcaacagcagcagcaacaacaacagcagcagcagcaacaacacgGTGGTCGCCCGCCGTATCCCGAGCCGCTTCGTCGGATGGCTAGCCCGCCATCTCACTACGCAGGACCGCCGCAGCCGcctcagcagcaacagcagcctcAGGGTCCTCCCACCTCTGCGCCGCGCACCATCAACCCCAACTACACTCAGCCGTCTTCTGCTCAGATGCCTCCTATGAACGTCGGCCCCAATGGCCCTCCTAGCCAGCCGCCTCACTTCCGCGGCACCAACAGTCCCCGGCCTGGCGAGAGGCCCATGCATGACAACCGCATGCCCTCCCCCAAGTCGGCGTACCCCCAACACCAACCTCCTCCGCCACCGCCGTACAGCCATCACCCTGACGGCCCCACCCCCGGACCCATGGAGGCTAATGCCCCGCCTCCACCTCCTCCGGGCTCGATCACCGGAGACCCTGCATCGCAGCGCAATGAGCATGACCGTCCTCCTTCTGTGGGCCCCAAGCGCATGCGTGAGTGGGAGGAGGAGTCCTCTCACAAGCGACCGGCCAACGACGAGAACCGAGCCAGGCTCGACGACGTTCGCCCTCGCCGCCCATCGACTCCTCCGGGACCCCGGGACCAGTACCGCCGCAACTCGTCAGAGGCACGTCGTTTTGAGGATCAACGCCGTGCCGAAGACCAGCGGAGAGCGGATGACCAGAGAAGGGCAGAGGACATTCGGAGGGGCGAGGAGCAGCGCCATGCCAACGACGGGTACCATCCGTCAGAGGCCGCGCACCACCAACCCAACCACCCTATGCCCAATAACCATCTCCCGCCGATGCAGTCTGCTGCTGCGCCGATGCAGAACATCCTCCATGACGGACCGCAGAACGGACCCGGGCCTGCTTCCGGGCCCGCTCCCGGCGTCAAGGAGTACCCCGCTGAAGAGCGCCCGCCTCTTGAGCACACCCCTGCTCCCCGGCCTCCGCAGCCCAGCGAGCCCGAACGTGCAGCGAGAAAGATGGACGTTGATGAGGACTACGACGATAGCGGTGAGGATGAGAAAAAGGGCGCCGCCGCCACTACCAACGGGTCGGGTCCGGCTCCGGCGTCGGGAGAGACTAAGACGCCCACGAGCGCAAGCATCAACGGCCTGATGGGGCCAACTCCCAAGGTTGAGTCGACTTAA